Part of the Pseudodesulfovibrio mercurii genome is shown below.
TGGACCGGGTTCGCCAAGGGCAACATGTCCGCCGCGGTCAAGATGACGGTCATCGGGCTCATTGTCGGGTCCCTGGCCACGCCGCTGTACGTCAAGACGCTCATGGGCGCGACCATCGAGATGCAGCTGCCCGCCGTGTTCAAGCAGATCCTGTTCATCGTCTTCCTGCCCATGCTCCTGGGCTACCTGACCCAGCGGCTGCTGGTGAAGCGCTACGGGCAGCAGACGTTCCAGCGCGACATAGGGCCGAAGTTCCCGGGGCTGTCCACGGTGGGCGTGCTCGGCATCGTGTTTGTGGCCCTGGCCCTCAAGGCCAAGACCATCGCGGCCGCGCCCGGCGTGCTCGTGGACATCCTGGTGCCGCTGATCCTGCTCTACGCCTTCAACTTCCTGCTCTCCACGGTCATCGGCAAATCCCTGCTGCCGCGCGGCGACGCCATCGCCCTGGTCTACGGCTCGGTCATGCGCAACCTGTCCATCGCCCTGGCCATCGCCATCAACGCCTTCGGCGCACAGGGCTCGGACGCCGCCCTGGTCATCGCCATGGCCTACATCGTCCAGGTCCAGTCCGCCGCCTGGTACGTCCGCTTCACCCCCAAGGTCTTCGGCCTGCCCGAAGAGATGCTCCACCAACCGGCTTAGGAGGAAGAATGCCTCCGGCGGCCGGGGGAAGGGGAGAGGGGAACCCTTTTCTCAAAGGGTTCCCCTCTCCCCTTCCCCCGGACCCCCCATCCCCTCTCCCTTCCTAAACTTTTTGGCGCCGCTTCGCGGGGCGGGAATCGGGGGACCGTGCGAATTGGCGAAGATATCAACGGGTCGGGAAACCTGTTCGCGAAAACCGCACGGCCCACCGCGACCGACCCCGCGAACGCGGCGACAAAAAGTTTGGAAGGGGGGTCCAGGGGGGAAACTTTTCCCCAAAGTTCCCCCCTGGCCGATCGCTGCTGTCCTCATTCGTAGGCATCAAAAAAAAAC
Proteins encoded:
- a CDS encoding arsenic resistance protein translates to MFKLLQKLTRNLIYAIPAMMLAGFAYGLWADTGWLKSAIIPFTFLMVYPMMVTLKVRKVFEGGDAKAQFLTQLINFGLIPFLTFGVGLLFFKDNPYMALGLLLAGLVPTSGMTISWTGFAKGNMSAAVKMTVIGLIVGSLATPLYVKTLMGATIEMQLPAVFKQILFIVFLPMLLGYLTQRLLVKRYGQQTFQRDIGPKFPGLSTVGVLGIVFVALALKAKTIAAAPGVLVDILVPLILLYAFNFLLSTVIGKSLLPRGDAIALVYGSVMRNLSIALAIAINAFGAQGSDAALVIAMAYIVQVQSAAWYVRFTPKVFGLPEEMLHQPA